The Rhodococcus sp. X156 genome window below encodes:
- a CDS encoding ANTAR domain-containing protein translates to MNYIAQLGDELQIEAENLRQLLQERPSVDMAVGMLMSLFGYDRDQALAALRDVSQRHQVRQSRLAVALVRMVCNPNPLSPDHPHDEAAMVVRLNWGEALNLPARPLWRLTLGVG, encoded by the coding sequence GTGAACTACATTGCGCAGCTTGGTGACGAGCTGCAGATCGAGGCCGAGAACCTGCGACAGCTGTTGCAGGAGCGGCCTAGCGTGGACATGGCCGTCGGGATGCTCATGTCCCTGTTCGGCTACGACAGGGACCAAGCACTTGCAGCGCTGCGAGACGTCTCGCAGCGCCACCAGGTGCGCCAGAGCCGGTTGGCCGTCGCACTGGTGCGCATGGTCTGCAACCCGAACCCGTTGAGCCCCGATCACCCACACGACGAGGCGGCCATGGTGGTGCGGCTGAACTGGGGCGAGGCGCTGAACCTGCCGGCCCGCCCGCTGTGGAGGCTGACCCTTGGCGTGGGATGA
- a CDS encoding GAF domain-containing protein: MAETGSRVAGDVAREEILSLVALLAKDTVAGAEEVSVTLVGEGDPFTVASTDPLAGRMDALQYAAGAGPCLLAGTGGVTQLVEDVTAEVRWPAFARGAAEAGVRSVLSTAVPGHGATVGSVNIYSRAAAAFDARSRQAAHEVAEVAAAALAEAGNQRSVAGLTDRPPPVSRAGDPRVAGAAPQWPAV; this comes from the coding sequence ATGGCCGAGACCGGTTCGCGGGTGGCTGGCGACGTCGCCCGCGAGGAAATCCTGTCCCTGGTCGCGCTGCTGGCCAAGGACACCGTCGCCGGCGCAGAGGAGGTGTCGGTCACGCTGGTGGGCGAGGGTGACCCGTTCACGGTGGCCTCCACCGATCCGCTCGCCGGGCGGATGGATGCGCTGCAGTACGCCGCTGGCGCCGGCCCGTGCCTGCTGGCCGGCACCGGCGGTGTCACCCAGCTGGTGGAGGACGTGACGGCCGAGGTGCGCTGGCCCGCGTTCGCCCGCGGAGCCGCCGAGGCTGGTGTGCGCAGCGTGCTCTCCACCGCGGTGCCCGGGCACGGGGCGACGGTGGGTTCGGTCAACATCTACTCCCGCGCCGCGGCCGCCTTCGACGCCCGTTCCCGGCAGGCCGCGCACGAGGTGGCGGAGGTGGCGGCGGCCGCTCTTGCGGAGGCGGGCAACCAGCGCAGCGTGGCCGGCCTGACCGACCGCCCCCCACCGGTCTCCCGTGCGGGGGACCCGCGCGTCGCCGGCGCTGCGCCGCAGTGGCCGGCCGTCTAG
- a CDS encoding alpha/beta hydrolase — protein MHVVQQGSGPAVVLCHGFPGLSYSWRHQLPALAAAGYRAIAVDMRGYGRTDAPTDPRAYDRASTVADMVGLLDALGLDDAVFVGHDFGAALVWDLPQWAPGRVRALVQLSVPRTPPMPVLPSAAFAHQAQRHFLHLHYFQQPGVADAELGADPRGFLSRVFWALSGGYRYLDIFAHPSAGNGYLDVLPEAPPLPWPWLSEAELDHYVQEFTRTGFTGGLSWYRAHDHIWREKQQRPDEPVTVPVCFITGDRDPVQTMTGARSMEQMRASVPGLAAEHVIAGAGHFVQMEAAEQVNRIMVDFLATLD, from the coding sequence ATGCACGTGGTGCAGCAGGGCAGCGGGCCGGCGGTGGTGCTCTGCCACGGCTTCCCCGGGCTCTCCTACAGCTGGCGCCACCAGCTGCCCGCGCTCGCCGCGGCTGGCTACCGGGCCATCGCGGTGGACATGCGCGGCTACGGCCGCACCGACGCCCCCACCGACCCGCGGGCCTACGACCGGGCCAGCACCGTCGCCGACATGGTGGGGCTGCTCGACGCGCTGGGCCTGGACGACGCGGTGTTCGTGGGCCACGACTTCGGCGCCGCGCTGGTGTGGGACCTGCCGCAGTGGGCGCCGGGCCGGGTGCGCGCCCTCGTCCAGCTCAGCGTGCCGCGCACGCCGCCGATGCCCGTGCTGCCCAGCGCCGCCTTCGCCCACCAGGCGCAGCGGCACTTCCTGCACCTGCACTACTTCCAGCAGCCCGGTGTCGCCGACGCCGAGCTCGGTGCCGATCCCCGTGGCTTCCTCAGCCGGGTGTTCTGGGCGCTCAGCGGCGGCTACCGCTACCTGGACATCTTCGCCCACCCCAGCGCGGGCAACGGCTACCTGGACGTGCTGCCCGAGGCGCCGCCGCTGCCCTGGCCGTGGCTGAGCGAGGCCGAGCTCGACCACTACGTGCAGGAGTTCACCCGCACCGGCTTCACCGGCGGCCTCAGCTGGTACCGCGCCCACGACCACATCTGGCGGGAGAAGCAGCAGCGCCCCGACGAACCGGTCACCGTGCCGGTCTGCTTCATCACCGGTGACCGCGACCCGGTGCAGACGATGACCGGGGCCAGGTCGATGGAGCAGATGCGGGCCTCGGTGCCGGGGCTGGCCGCCGAGCACGTCATCGCCGGCGCCGGGCACTTCGTGCAGATGGAGGCGGCCGAGCAGGTCAACCGCATCATGGTGGACTTCCTCGCCACCCTGGACTGA
- a CDS encoding thioesterase family protein produces the protein MHPNAVHADSAPGSASGRAAGSLYRLVSTRADAGGTEVFASSEHVASPWGPDLQHAGPVAGLLVRAMERTHPREGARIGRVTVDLLGAVPMSELHVRAWVERPGRRIELLAAEITAADRTGTLRPVARAHGWRLQTGDTADVQHLADPPLPVVSAGAQDLGHLPFPDAWQHGFVDALEWQVPPAADQLGTTTGAWMRLRMPLVEGEEPTDLERVSTIVDVANGLGARLDAADWMFLNTELTIHLFQPPAGEWVGLTAETSVGSDGVAMSSGVIHSAAGPIGRVTQNVLVERRPQ, from the coding sequence GTGCACCCGAACGCCGTTCATGCGGACTCCGCACCCGGGAGCGCCTCGGGGCGCGCTGCTGGGAGCCTGTACCGCCTCGTCTCCACCCGCGCCGACGCCGGCGGCACCGAGGTCTTCGCCTCCAGCGAGCACGTCGCCAGCCCGTGGGGGCCGGACCTGCAGCACGCCGGACCCGTCGCCGGGCTGCTGGTGCGGGCGATGGAGCGCACCCACCCGCGGGAGGGCGCGCGCATCGGCCGGGTCACCGTCGACCTGCTGGGCGCCGTGCCGATGAGCGAGCTGCACGTGCGCGCCTGGGTGGAGCGCCCCGGCCGACGCATCGAGCTGCTGGCGGCGGAGATCACCGCCGCCGACCGCACCGGCACGCTGCGGCCGGTGGCCCGCGCGCACGGGTGGCGGCTGCAGACCGGCGACACCGCCGACGTGCAGCACCTCGCCGACCCGCCGCTGCCGGTGGTCAGCGCCGGGGCCCAGGACCTCGGACACCTGCCGTTCCCGGATGCCTGGCAGCACGGGTTCGTCGATGCGCTGGAGTGGCAGGTGCCGCCCGCCGCCGACCAGCTCGGCACGACCACCGGAGCGTGGATGCGGCTGCGGATGCCGCTGGTGGAGGGCGAGGAGCCAACCGACCTGGAGCGCGTGAGCACCATCGTGGACGTGGCCAACGGGCTGGGAGCGCGCCTGGACGCCGCCGACTGGATGTTCCTCAACACCGAGCTGACCATCCACCTGTTCCAGCCGCCCGCGGGCGAGTGGGTGGGGTTGACGGCGGAGACGTCGGTGGGCAGCGACGGCGTGGCCATGAGCTCGGGGGTCATCCACTCCGCTGCCGGGCCGATCGGCCGCGTCACCCAGAACGTGCTGGTGGAGCGCCGCCCGCAGTAG
- a CDS encoding nuclear transport factor 2 family protein produces MSGHLAFPVPGAATAFPGADHADVTAVVNRYAYALDDRDWDRLDQVFTEHAVARYGHPSRPVIEGRVALVDSIKAMLGGCGHSQHLLATHVVTVDGDTAESTCKARVYHHGAGERAALAPYECFGVYRHQLRRTAAGWRITDLLFHVQHTVGDINVLQPAQA; encoded by the coding sequence GTGTCCGGACACCTGGCCTTTCCGGTGCCTGGTGCGGCCACGGCGTTCCCCGGTGCCGACCACGCCGACGTCACCGCCGTGGTCAACCGCTACGCCTACGCCCTGGATGACCGCGACTGGGACCGGCTCGACCAGGTGTTCACCGAGCACGCCGTCGCCCGCTACGGCCACCCCAGCCGCCCGGTGATCGAGGGACGGGTGGCCCTGGTGGACTCGATCAAGGCGATGCTCGGTGGGTGCGGGCACTCGCAGCACCTGCTGGCCACGCACGTCGTCACCGTCGACGGCGACACTGCGGAGTCCACCTGCAAGGCGCGGGTGTACCACCACGGCGCCGGTGAGCGGGCCGCGCTGGCGCCCTACGAGTGCTTCGGCGTGTACCGCCACCAGCTGCGCCGAACGGCGGCGGGGTGGCGGATCACCGACCTGCTCTTCCACGTGCAGCACACCGTCGGCGACATCAACGTCCTGCAGCCCGCCCAGGCCTGA
- a CDS encoding MBL fold metallo-hydrolase — MTITVLPLDTPGLGDRTYLAHDGEVALVVDPQRDVDRVVGLAAAAGVRITHVFESHIHNDYVTGGYQLAREVGAQYLLNADDPVSFERTGVSDGDVVEVGDRMRVTVLLTPGHTHTHLSFALSEGDEPVAVFTGGSLLLGSTGRPDLLGPDHTDTLAHAQWHSARRLAAELPDPTAIYPTHGFGSFCSATQSAGTASTIGQEKLANPALTNDEARYVAELLAGLDAYPAYYAHMGPANAAGPGEVDLSLPTEADPTELRRRIHDGEWVVDLRTRTAFAAGHVAGTLSLGLDGQLATYLGWLIPWGTPVTLLGEAAEDVAEAQRELVRIGIDRPAAMATGRPEDWAGGQPLRSHATATFADLAAELAGNPRTAILDVRRDQERAQAHIAGSTHVPIHEVLHRLDEVPVGPVWVHCAGGYRAAVVASLLDARGVEVVAVDDSFDNAGLAGCPLVHPTENNQETPA, encoded by the coding sequence ATGACGATCACCGTCCTTCCCCTGGACACCCCCGGCCTGGGTGACCGCACCTACCTGGCCCACGACGGCGAGGTCGCCCTGGTGGTCGACCCCCAGCGTGACGTCGACCGCGTCGTCGGGCTGGCGGCGGCCGCCGGGGTGCGCATCACGCACGTCTTCGAGTCGCACATCCACAACGACTACGTCACCGGCGGCTACCAGCTGGCCCGCGAGGTCGGCGCGCAGTACCTGCTCAACGCCGACGACCCGGTCTCCTTCGAGCGCACCGGTGTCTCCGACGGCGACGTCGTGGAGGTCGGTGACCGGATGCGGGTGACGGTCCTGCTCACCCCGGGGCACACCCACACCCACCTGTCCTTCGCCCTGTCCGAGGGCGACGAGCCGGTCGCAGTGTTCACCGGTGGCTCGCTGCTCCTCGGCTCCACCGGCCGCCCCGACCTGCTCGGCCCCGACCACACCGACACCCTCGCCCACGCCCAGTGGCACTCGGCACGCCGGCTGGCCGCCGAGCTGCCCGACCCCACCGCGATCTACCCGACGCACGGCTTCGGCAGCTTCTGCTCGGCCACCCAGTCCGCCGGGACCGCCAGCACCATCGGCCAGGAGAAGCTCGCCAACCCGGCCCTGACCAACGACGAGGCCCGCTACGTGGCGGAGCTGCTGGCCGGCCTGGACGCCTACCCGGCCTACTACGCGCACATGGGCCCAGCCAACGCCGCCGGCCCCGGCGAGGTCGACCTCTCGCTGCCCACCGAGGCCGACCCCACCGAGCTGCGCCGGCGCATCCACGACGGCGAGTGGGTCGTGGACCTGCGCACCCGCACCGCGTTCGCCGCCGGGCACGTGGCCGGCACCCTCAGCCTCGGCCTCGACGGCCAGCTCGCCACCTACCTCGGCTGGCTGATTCCCTGGGGCACCCCGGTGACGCTGCTCGGCGAGGCGGCCGAGGACGTCGCCGAGGCCCAGCGCGAGCTGGTCCGCATCGGTATCGACCGGCCGGCCGCCATGGCCACCGGCCGCCCCGAGGACTGGGCCGGCGGCCAGCCGCTGCGCAGCCACGCCACGGCCACCTTCGCCGACCTGGCCGCCGAGCTGGCCGGCAACCCCCGGACGGCGATCCTCGACGTGCGCCGCGACCAGGAGCGAGCGCAGGCCCACATCGCCGGGTCCACGCACGTCCCGATCCACGAGGTGCTGCACCGCCTCGACGAGGTGCCTGTCGGCCCGGTCTGGGTGCACTGCGCCGGGGGCTACCGCGCCGCGGTCGTGGCCAGCCTGCTCGACGCCCGGGGCGTGGAGGTCGTCGCGGTCGACGACTCCTTCGACAACGCCGGCCTCGCCGGCTGCCCCCTCGTCCACCCCACCGAGAACAACCAGGAGACCCCCGCATGA
- a CDS encoding rhodanese-like domain-containing protein — protein sequence MSTPDVDAPTLAERLGDSSSPDPTLIDVRTPAEFEAGHVPGALNVPLDELKASLDELCSVLAHHDEVVLVCRSGARAGQALQALQAGGLSSPTVLTGGMVSWEQAGGAVNRGRQSWELERQVRLAAGALVLTGILGSTVVPRAKWLSGFVGGGLVFAAVSNTCAMGMALARMPWNTRGARTTGSALDQLSQRR from the coding sequence ATGAGCACTCCCGACGTCGACGCCCCCACCCTCGCCGAGCGCCTCGGCGACAGCTCCAGCCCGGACCCCACGCTGATCGACGTGCGCACCCCGGCGGAGTTCGAGGCGGGCCACGTCCCCGGTGCGCTCAACGTCCCCCTGGACGAGCTGAAGGCCTCCCTGGACGAGCTCTGCTCGGTGCTCGCCCACCACGACGAGGTCGTCCTGGTCTGCCGTTCCGGCGCGCGGGCCGGACAGGCGCTGCAGGCGCTGCAGGCGGGCGGGCTCAGCTCGCCCACCGTGCTCACCGGCGGCATGGTGAGCTGGGAGCAGGCCGGCGGCGCGGTGAACCGCGGTCGGCAGAGCTGGGAGCTGGAGCGGCAGGTGCGCCTGGCCGCCGGGGCGCTCGTGCTCACCGGGATCCTCGGCAGCACCGTCGTGCCGCGGGCGAAGTGGCTGTCCGGGTTCGTCGGCGGTGGCTTGGTCTTCGCCGCCGTCTCCAACACCTGCGCGATGGGCATGGCCCTGGCGCGGATGCCGTGGAACACCCGCGGCGCCCGCACCACCGGCTCAGCCCTGGACCAGCTGAGCCAGCGGCGGTGA
- a CDS encoding sulfite exporter TauE/SafE family protein, translating into MIALTVTLAVVVGLALGLLGGGGSILMVPLLVYVAGMDAKEAIAASLVVVGVTSAVSVVGHARGGRVRWRTGLLFGAAGMAGALVGGLLGGHLPAQLLMIGFAAMMVATAVAMLRGRKESDAATAHAQLPVGRVLLDGAAVGLVTGLVGAGGGFLVVPALALLAGLPMGVAVGTSLLVIAMKSFAGLTGYLATVSIDWSLVGAITAAAVVGSLLGARLVDRIPADALRRAFGWFVLAMGAFVLVQEAPEGVRLPGLVALLGVAAAMLTCSALVPRCPLRHVGT; encoded by the coding sequence CTGATCGCGCTCACCGTCACCCTCGCCGTCGTCGTCGGGCTTGCCCTGGGGCTGCTCGGCGGCGGCGGGTCGATCCTGATGGTGCCCCTGCTGGTCTACGTGGCCGGCATGGACGCCAAGGAGGCGATCGCCGCCTCGCTCGTGGTGGTCGGGGTGACCTCCGCGGTCAGCGTCGTCGGCCACGCCCGCGGCGGGCGCGTCCGGTGGCGCACCGGCCTGCTCTTCGGTGCCGCCGGCATGGCCGGCGCGCTGGTCGGCGGACTCCTCGGCGGGCACCTGCCCGCACAGCTGCTGATGATCGGGTTCGCCGCGATGATGGTGGCCACCGCGGTCGCCATGCTCCGCGGCCGCAAGGAGTCTGACGCCGCAACGGCGCACGCCCAGCTGCCGGTGGGCAGGGTCCTGCTCGACGGCGCGGCCGTCGGCCTGGTCACCGGACTGGTCGGCGCGGGCGGCGGCTTCCTGGTGGTCCCGGCGCTAGCGCTGCTCGCCGGGCTCCCGATGGGGGTGGCCGTGGGCACCTCGCTGCTGGTCATCGCCATGAAGTCCTTCGCCGGCCTGACTGGCTACCTGGCCACGGTGTCGATCGACTGGTCCCTGGTGGGGGCCATCACCGCCGCCGCCGTGGTCGGGAGCCTGCTGGGCGCCCGGCTGGTCGACCGCATCCCGGCCGACGCCCTGCGGAGGGCCTTCGGCTGGTTCGTGCTGGCCATGGGCGCGTTCGTGCTCGTCCAGGAGGCGCCCGAGGGCGTCCGGCTCCCGGGACTGGTCGCCCTCCTGGGCGTGGCCGCAGCGATGTTGACCTGCTCGGCGCTGGTGCCGCGGTGCCCACTCCGCCACGTGGGGACCTGA